attattattcTACATCAGttttagttaattataaatttataagttGTTCTACTTTAACTTTAGACTTGAGAGCAtgtaactaagcttcattgCTTGTGAGTGAACCTAAGATGCTCATGAGAGTCAGGACCACGTTATGTAAATAAAACTAGAGAAAGTTGATATGATGAATTTGATTGAAATTTCCATATGGGTGTTTTATGTATTATTGATGTTAGATTGTTAGTTGGGCTTATCTGTGTTGGAGGAGAATATATCTTTAAATAATGGCTTAGTGTTTAGTTATATTACGTTGCATGAGGCCTGAGGGTATAGACTCGTAAGTAATGGTTTAGCGGATGatgttaaaattattcttgATTTCTTGAAAATCTGTTTCTTTTGTAGATACCCAAATCTTAAGAGCATAAAGGAGCTAATCTACAAGAAGGGGCACATGAAAATAGAGAAGCGGAAAGTTCCGTTGACAGATAATAACATTATTGAGCAGGTAATATATGGTGTTCCTGGTTTAACTGTGATTTCCCCCTTAACTGTATTTGCGATTCATATTCTTTTATTTGTAGGAATTAGGGAAGTATGGTATTGTATGCATAGAAGACATGGTGCATCAGATCTATAATGTTGGTCCACACTTTAAAGAAGTTATTCGACTTATGTGGCCCTTTGAACTCAACAAACCAGTAGGAGGGTTGACAGGATCAAAAACCCTTTTCAAGGATGGTGGAGACTCTGGAAATCGGGAGGATCTCATCAACGAATTAGTCTCTAAAATGAATTAACCTCGCTCATATATATTGTATcaaaattttgatcttgtttgtGATGCCCCCCCAAATCTTGGCTTCAAGGAACTCATTTTCTAGTTACTATTGATATTGATGTTCTTTAGACAAATTAAGTTGttactctcttttctttttctttgtgtgTTTCGATTACCAATTTTTTCCGTCTGAAGTGTTTCAATTTTAGAGAAGTAATGTATTACCGATGATATTTCAGTGTATTACGACAAATAGATATGAGCAAATGTAGAATTCATATTTAATGAAAAATGCCATTAGATATGCTGCTTCCCTCCTATCTTTTCTTTGTTCCTTATCAGATTTGCAAACTTAAATTTAACGAAGTTCTCCGAGACCTTAGGCGAACTACATGAAATTGTTATACTTCGTCTTATACAATCCACCAGATTCACACAGAAAAATTAGTTATAAGCCTTTAAAGTTTAATCTAATCATACAATAACAGACATATATAGTTCACAACTTAAGTAACACTAATGGATTCAGTTTTCTAGGGATTAATTTAGAATCTAACAGGAGAACAAGCTTGTGTTAATGTGGTGAAGCATTAAGGTTCATGAACTATATATGTGGCTTCAAATTAGGTAatgaattagaaataaaataagcttGGAATGCTcatctaaatttttattattattaattgctaTTAATATTTTCAGTTAGTGTTGATGTTAGCTAAATGGATATTTGTACAAGATTTAAGATTACAAGTAATGTTTGGCATTACATTGTTTGTTTTTCACTAATAGGAACGAAAGTTCTTTGTTTCCCAATTAAATTGGGTGTCAAAGCTTCCCTAATGTATTTCCTCTTTCTAATCTGCTTAATCTTCTTAATCTTCTTCAACTTTTTGGGATCAacaatttgctttgcttttaGTCTCTCTTTCTCCAATCTCTCTTTCTTTCCATCAGTATAAGCATGAATTGCTTTGTCTCTCTTGTCGTCCGGTAACAAGGCCAATCTGGAAAATTTCTTGGGACTCACTACTTCGAATCTTGAGGTAATGTCCTTGAATGCTGGAACAAGGCCGCGCCTTATGAAGCATCCTTCAATGAGCCGCATGGAGTTTAGATCGGGGAGACCCGGGGCATCTTTTAGCTCGAGATCCAAACAGAACGGCGAGTCTTTCAACCACATTCTTAGGGAGTGAGCCTTGGCCACAAGGACACCGTGTCTTGTCTTGCACGGAAGGAAAGGCGATCCCATTTCCCAAAGGCATGCCTTCAATGTGCTATTGAGTGATACCATGTTGTATTCTGCAGTTCCTGTTATAAGTACAACTGATTTCGGTGACTCTGGATCGCCTTGCAACGAGGCATCCTGCCATGATCATGAAATCGAAACGTCAAGGCAAGATACAAGACAACAAAGGAAACTAAGAATGATGAACATCTTTTTGTGATCACAACAGAAAAAACCATGTATTTAGGAATATGAACTTGTAAGAAAGTGAAAATTCATAGATCATTTAGAAAGCAACTTTGAAGGGAAACAGAATTCACCTGCATGTGGTCAAGCCATAAAGTAAGACCAACTAGAGCTGAACCAGCAGATAGTTTTCTAAAATCAGCTCCCCAGTCTCTATCCGCGACTCTGAATTCAATAGAAGCACACAATAAGTAACCTAATAGAGCTTGTAATACTAATCTAGTAAAAGATTACAATTAAGACATACACTTAACTCTCAAAAGTTTATAAATATATCACAGTTGAGAACAATGGAAATGACCTATGATACATACCGAAAGATATCATGGCAATAAATTCTTCTCTTGATTGCCAATTGGAAAACCCATGATGCAGTGGCCCGGAGTTCGAATGCCCACAACAGATCAACCAGAGCATTGACAAAGTTAAAAGCTGCATCGTCTTCAAGAGGTTCTAGTCTCTCCAGACATTGGTCCACCTCTGCAACACGTGACTCGGATTTTTCTCTTAGAAGCCTACAGAACAATTAGTATATATTAAGTTCTCAGCTATGACAAATCAATCTGTATGGCTTCCTCTAAAAGActagaatgaaaaacaaaacttttgaatgaaaaaacagCAGAGAATATAACTAGCACCTGATTGGGAGATCAAATCCGGAAGCTTGGAGTGCATTTAAAAGATTAATGGCTTCATTTACTCCCTCGCACAAGCTCGCAGCTCTGATAAAGCATGTCCATATTCGATGGTCTGGTTCTATGGATGCTTCCTTCATCTCTGTGAGCTTCTCGATTCCAGCTTTATAATCTCCTTTTCTCAGATATGCATCAATAACAGAGCTGTAAGGTAGAGTATCAACAACCTGTCCAGATGTTGTCAAGTTTTTCAGGACTTTCTCCGCTTCTTCAGGCTGCCCCGATTGACCATAAGAAACCATAAGTAAATGCATGGTGGCAATAGTGGGCTCTATCCCAGCTTCTTTCATCATAGCCAGAAGACTTTCAGCCTTCCGATGATCCCCGGAAGTCCTATACATTTTCATCATTAAATGATAAAAAGAGCGGTCCATTTTATAACCATTCGATCGAAGCTCTTCAAAAAGTTCCTCTGCTTGTTCAACCAATTGTTGCTTACAAAATGCTGCTGTCAAGCTTCTGTATGTATCCGGCTTAGGTTCCACGCCAAGTCTTCTCATTTCATGCATCAGAGAGATACCTTCTTCTGCTCTATGGTCTCTGCAGTACATTATAATTAATGTATTATATGTTTCCTCATCTGGTTTAAGATCAGCATCTTGAATCTTTTGGTAGATTCTAgccatgtttttaaaatcttcaaTTCCTAAATATAACTTCAATACagaattataaatttgaagATCAGGCTTAAATCCTGCCTCTTCCATCTCACATAACATGGCTTCTACATCCCTTACTCTTTTGAACTTGCACATCAATCCAACCATAATTCTGTAGAGATGCATGGTCGGAAAATAACCAGCAGCTTTCATTCCATGGTACACTTTTTGCACCTCGAATAAGTTTCCAGCCTGTGCAAATGCTTCAAGCATCAAAAGAATAGAACTTTTACTCATCTTGAACCCCATGTCTTGCAGCTCCTGGATCACCACGTAAAGCTCATTCAGCCTCCGATCTACAATTAACGCTTGTAACAGACCATTTATGGAATCTACAGTTGGCGAAGGACCGTCTCTCATCATTGTATTGAATATAGCTCTAGCGCGCTCATAACAGCCACTTAATGCATAAGCATGAATTAAAGCATTCCAGACCTTTCTATCCACTTTTGAACATCTTTGCCTAATACTTCCCACTAAACTTTCTGCCTTTTGCCATAACTTTAACTTCCCATATGTTTGAATGATAACAATATAAAGAGACGTGTTATCAACTACACTACCTTTGTTTTCGACATGATACAACAAGTGGTGGGCTGTCTCGGGTAATCCAATTCTACAGTAGACAGATACCATACCTTGGTAGAGATATTCAGATGGCACAACACCTCTGAACCTCATGTCACAAAAAATCTGAGAAGCTACATCGAATAGTTCATTCTGCATGCATTCCTGAATCAGAGATTCATACATTGTACAACTTCTGAATAAACCCATTCCTCCTTTACTTCTGTACTCCTCCAAGGCCGCATCAAGCTTTTTAGCCTTGCAAAGTATAATGATGAGTGCTTCAGTGATCATTTGAGTATTGTCTGGAGCATGACCTCTCAAGAATTCAAGTAGTTCACATGCTTCTGAATATCTAGCAGATGAGCTATATGAAcccaaaatagataaaaaattctCATGATCTAATTCATAGCCATTGCTGATAGAAAGTTTCAACATTTTAGCAGCATCATCATAACACCCTGCATTAACAAGAACGGATGAAATAACTTGTGGACTCATGCCACTGATTTCTTCCATATCTCTAATAACTCTATCAACAACATCACACATATTTTCTCTCACAAGCACTTTTAGCATGACCTCATAGAGGCCATCATCTGGTGTAAAGCCTTCGCGAATCATTTCCTTATACAATGTCAAAGCCTTTTTAACCTCATTGAATCTAAGAAAGACATCCAACATAACTGAGTATGCTAGACAATCAGCTTTGATTCCTGACCGACGCATGCAATTAAATGTAGCTTCAGCCTCTACTTTTTTTCCAGCCTTTGCATAACCACAAATTAAAGCACTATATGTGTGCAAAGTAGGCTTAACTCCTGCATCCAACATCTCTGACATTACATTTGCAGCTTCGTCGATTTTATTTGCTTTTCCAAGTGAATCAATCAAAACAGTGTAGGTAACTGCATCAGGACTCCTACCAGAAGATTTCATGTCATTGTAAAGCTGCAGCGCCTGATCATGCTTCCCCTGCTTTCCATACATGTGTATAATAGTGTTGTATGTCATCTCATCCTTCCCGAACCCCACTTTTACCATTTCCTCATGAATATCCCTTACTTTTTCAACATTTCCCTCCTTTGAAAAAGCATACAACAGAGAATTATAAGTTACTGCATCAGGGAAAAACCCTTTAGATTCCAATTCTTTAAATAGTTGTTCAGCTTTCCTAGCAAACCCACATCTACCATATACCGAAATCATAGCATTATAAGTCCACAGGTCAGGTTGACAATGGTGGTTCTCCATATCCTTAAAAATCATAGTTGCCTCCTCCAAATTCGACTCCCTTGAGCAAGCACTAATAAGAGTATTATAAGTTATAATGTCTGGTCTAACACCAGACCTCCTAACCTCCTCTAAAAGCTGAAAAGCTAAATTAGGCACCATTGCACCAGATTTCATCCTGGCATTGATCAAAGTATTGAAACTCACCAGGTCCGGCTCGCACCCTCTTTTGCGCATTAAATCGAGCAGTTCCTTTACCTTGTTGAACCTGCCATTCCTGGCATAAACACCCATCATGGCATTGTACACTTGGACTGTATCCTCTATGGACGACTCAGCTCGAATGAAGATTTCAACCGCCAACTCTTCTTGATTAGCCTTTCCCAGCACAGCTAAGATAGTCGCAAGCATCCTCGCATTCGGCGAGTACCAGTGCCTCAAATTCAACCACTCATAGACCTCAAGAGCTCTTTGCCAGCTTGCTTGCCCAACCCATTTTACCACAAAGCAAAAATCCGTGGGCGTCATCTGAACTTTTCTATCATCCAACACATCAGCCACGTACTCCTCAGGCTTCAATGCAAGAATCCTATCAGTCAAGTATTTCACTCTCTCCCTCCAATCCTTTGCTCTCTTCAGTGCCAATTTGTTCATCTTTTTTACCCTATTCCTGCTAGGTCTCCCCAATGTTTCTTGCGCTTCATCGCTCACACCCAAAGGCTCACCAGAATCTGGTCTTTCGGGTCCCTCTACGTGACTTTCTTCCATGGGAGAAGCAACGGGTAACTGGGTCTGTGCAGAGGGGTAAAGCTCGGAGAGCTTCAAGTGGGGCCATCTAATTGAAGGTGATGCTCTGCTATATGTAAACTTGGCACTCTCAACAGTGACACAATCACTGTCATTGCAAGGATTGGGTTCTGAAGAGAAATCGGTATCATTATCAATGATAGTAgcagcagaagaagaagaagttgaagcTAGGTAAGGAACAGTCGCAGTGTGCCTTGAAGGAAGGTTGGAACAAGATGAAGACTTTTTTGAGTCTCTTCGGCGGGGAAGCGACGATGAGGAGGTTATGGGTGTAATGCTCAGCAGTGCCGAGCCCGACAAAGACATGTTCCGGCACGAACAACGTTTGGTGGATGctaaaggaagaaaagagattTGCTTGCTTTGCCGTGTAACATAGCCCTTTTGCGGCGCCGAAGTGTATGCGTTCGAGAAAGAAAGGGAGATAAGAATAAGGAAGGAATAAGAGACTGTTGGAATTTTAAGCAGTTTGTGCCTTTCTTTGTACCAACGAAGTGGATGGATAGATATTTTGCTCTGTGGGATTCAGCCCCGACCAATTAGAGAAGGCAAAAAGGTCCATCAATATCTATCTTATGAATTTACTTTTGAATTTGGAAAAGTACATGGAGACGGAAGTTCGAGTCTCCCATACCTCCACGTAATCTTCACATATTCACTTAAAATTTAAGTTGttctttggtaaaaaaatgtCAGATAttcgttaattatttttattcgaTTTCCTCATGTACAATTAATAATAGTTGGATGTTTAATTCATTAAGTATGCAAAATTATTCTAGTGTTAAAATTTATAAGATAATTTGAGAttgaagtgttttttttttatattgagttTACAATGTCGTTTATAGTGTCATTGCTTCTCTGCTTTTCTCGTTTAACTGTCATTAAAATGCAGTTAATAAGAGACCTTTTTGCGTTCATCAAATGGTGTAACTATGAAATGAGTTTACGTAGCAAATGATACACCCAATTGAGACTTGATTAATTACGCAGCTATACTTCTCTTGCTAAAGGAATTTGGAATAATCCCAACAGCAGGATCAAACAAAATGTAAAAGGTGACATAACTAGGTCCTAAACATACTCAAATATCATTTACAAGTGGGTATTTATTCTTCTAGTTTTCTGTAAGAGAATTGAAAAAGTACAACCGTGGCAATGCGATCATATGCATTATTGTAAGAAGACATGAACTTGTGTTCCGAGTTTGCAACATTTGAATCGCAGAGGGCGGAGGGCAGGGACATTACTGCTCGGAATCCGACTGCATTGTTTGTATAGGTGGGGCTGTCACTACAGCAAGCTTCATGTCGGTCGGTGCACTATCCCCAGATCTTTCGCGGATTTCACGGTACTCTTGACAGATGGCGCACAGATGACAGAAAAAATGGGTAACAAAATCCCCACAGGGTGCTTCCTTCATAAAATGAAAGAATACATTATAGCATTAGAAATTTTAGATTCAGCAATTCTTATAAAGATAATAACAATACATGATAGATTATGACAGAACAAACAGTTAAAAGGAATATGCTTCAGATGAAGAGGCCTATTCAAGGTACCCAGAGGAATTTAATGCAAACACCCCTGATTCTACACCGGAAGTTTTTCAACCAACTCATAGAAGTATGCTACTCCCTTTTGCGTTTATTACGCTTTAACTTTTATCTAAACAGTTCATTTATCCACTAGAAAATCTAAGTGCCTACAGTTTTgagctacaaaaatccaaattgATCAACCTGCAATTcagaattatttattaatattttacataaatttTAGCAAGCATTAACTTGACAAGCTGTGTATTGACTATGAGTGTAAAACTTGAATTAGAGACTTGAAGACTGAACAGTTTAAAAAGTGATCAAAAGTTTGAAacataataaaatgaaaaatcatGTTATAAGAGCTCAATTAAGTTTTCAATATCATTACCGGCAAATCAAACTTTGTCCTTAAGGTCTTGCGGTAGTGACAAGCATAGCACGAAACAAGGCATCCAGGTAGTGCCAAACACAATCCATCAGTTAAAAAGCAGCAGGCTGTATTAACCAAAGACCATAACAGAAAATGTGTAACACATGATCCCAGGAAGGTTCCAGAACCCAGAAACTCAGCATTCTTCCCAAAGAGAAAGCATGGACAAATAAACCCTATAAAGCCTGCACCCATTGTGACATAGAGAAAGTTAAATAACACTTGATACTGCACAATTTATATCATACTTTGAAAATGTGGATGTTTAACCAACAACTTTATTCAAATAGGCCATCTTGCTACTTAAGGGGTCTGATCTGATTCCTTTACCTATGTTTTCTGCCTTTTACGTCAAACACTTTAAAACAACGTTGGTTTTAAATATTGATAGCGTTTTTGAGAATTCAACAGACAAAGATAACAAAATAATGTAGATATACAATTGAATTCACTAACAGGATCCACCGAATGATGTCCATAATAAGGATTCAAATTCCAAATAACaaagacaacaacaacaacaacaacaacaacaacaaagccttatcccACTATGTgaggtcggctacatgaatcaaacgacaccattgtgctctgtcatgtatcatgtctacaatGATCAAATTTCCTTAAACATAATTAAGAGGCACCTTTTTAATAATCCCTTGCATTAAATAAGGGTGACAGGTTAAGGAAGTAGTAGCATACAGCTCTGCATATCATCGCAACAGGCACAGATTCCAGAAGACCACTGAGTCTGCATCTGGTTTGATCCATTGCTACTTGCTTGTTGTTCGCTGCTCTTCTGTGGTGTGAGATTCGCTGCCTCCGACTCCGATTGGCCCAAAGGTATGTAAGAAGGTGGCACATAACCATGCTGGTTCTTCATATTGTTTCTACAAGAAACAAGTACATAGTTTAAATTCTTCCTCAAACAAAGTTTATGGAACCCTAAGCATGAAGACTGAGAAACCATGCTTGCACTCATTCCATTAGGCATATCAAAAATGGAAAATTAAGAACACAACATTTACAAAAAGTAAAATAGAGCACACAATGTAGTTTAGTGATCATAATATTAGCACAAAAATAACGAAACAACAATGCATGGACGAATTTTCATTATGATTCCAAATAATACACCAGAATCCGAATCAGATATGTGTTAAAAAAATGACCTGAATCGAAAGCAGAAACGCTGGAATCCAGCTGAGACCGAAGAATTGAATGTCAGAAAAAGCGCTTCAAAAATGGGGAACATACAAAACCAAAGGTAGGCTTATAGAGAACAAAATCCGCAAAGCTGAAATTGCATTAGGTTTCATGCGGAGAGCTATCTTACCTCGGGAATAAGGAATTGAAACGCTTTATTGAGTGGGGTCTCAAATCTCAATCTCGAGGGTGTCATTCCTAAAAAATCTACAATGAAAAATTggcaaattatttttattttttgctttcttgAGCGAAAATGAGGGAAGCTTGTCTGGA
The Arachis duranensis cultivar V14167 chromosome 5, aradu.V14167.gnm2.J7QH, whole genome shotgun sequence genome window above contains:
- the LOC107488367 gene encoding pentatricopeptide repeat-containing protein At3g18110, chloroplastic — translated: MSLSGSALLSITPITSSSSLPRRRDSKKSSSCSNLPSRHTATVPYLASTSSSSAATIIDNDTDFSSEPNPCNDSDCVTVESAKFTYSRASPSIRWPHLKLSELYPSAQTQLPVASPMEESHVEGPERPDSGEPLGVSDEAQETLGRPSRNRVKKMNKLALKRAKDWRERVKYLTDRILALKPEEYVADVLDDRKVQMTPTDFCFVVKWVGQASWQRALEVYEWLNLRHWYSPNARMLATILAVLGKANQEELAVEIFIRAESSIEDTVQVYNAMMGVYARNGRFNKVKELLDLMRKRGCEPDLVSFNTLINARMKSGAMVPNLAFQLLEEVRRSGVRPDIITYNTLISACSRESNLEEATMIFKDMENHHCQPDLWTYNAMISVYGRCGFARKAEQLFKELESKGFFPDAVTYNSLLYAFSKEGNVEKVRDIHEEMVKVGFGKDEMTYNTIIHMYGKQGKHDQALQLYNDMKSSGRSPDAVTYTVLIDSLGKANKIDEAANVMSEMLDAGVKPTLHTYSALICGYAKAGKKVEAEATFNCMRRSGIKADCLAYSVMLDVFLRFNEVKKALTLYKEMIREGFTPDDGLYEVMLKVLVRENMCDVVDRVIRDMEEISGMSPQVISSVLVNAGCYDDAAKMLKLSISNGYELDHENFLSILGSYSSSARYSEACELLEFLRGHAPDNTQMITEALIIILCKAKKLDAALEEYRSKGGMGLFRSCTMYESLIQECMQNELFDVASQIFCDMRFRGVVPSEYLYQGMVSVYCRIGLPETAHHLLYHVENKGSVVDNTSLYIVIIQTYGKLKLWQKAESLVGSIRQRCSKVDRKVWNALIHAYALSGCYERARAIFNTMMRDGPSPTVDSINGLLQALIVDRRLNELYVVIQELQDMGFKMSKSSILLMLEAFAQAGNLFEVQKVYHGMKAAGYFPTMHLYRIMVGLMCKFKRVRDVEAMLCEMEEAGFKPDLQIYNSVLKLYLGIEDFKNMARIYQKIQDADLKPDEETYNTLIIMYCRDHRAEEGISLMHEMRRLGVEPKPDTYRSLTAAFCKQQLVEQAEELFEELRSNGYKMDRSFYHLMMKMYRTSGDHRKAESLLAMMKEAGIEPTIATMHLLMVSYGQSGQPEEAEKVLKNLTTSGQVVDTLPYSSVIDAYLRKGDYKAGIEKLTEMKEASIEPDHRIWTCFIRAASLCEGVNEAINLLNALQASGFDLPIRLLREKSESRVAEVDQCLERLEPLEDDAAFNFVNALVDLLWAFELRATASWVFQLAIKRRIYCHDIFRVADRDWGADFRKLSAGSALVGLTLWLDHMQDASLQGDPESPKSVVLITGTAEYNMVSLNSTLKACLWEMGSPFLPCKTRHGVLVAKAHSLRMWLKDSPFCLDLELKDAPGLPDLNSMRLIEGCFIRRGLVPAFKDITSRFEVVSPKKFSRLALLPDDKRDKAIHAYTDGKKERLEKERLKAKQIVDPKKLKKIKKIKQIRKRKYIREALTPNLIGKQRTFVPISEKQTM
- the LOC107488366 gene encoding protein PLANT CADMIUM RESISTANCE 10 isoform X2, with product MKNQHGYVPPSYIPLGQSESEAANLTPQKSSEQQASSNGSNQMQTQWSSGICACCDDMQSCFIGFICPCFLFGKNAEFLGSGTFLGSCVTHFLLWSLVNTACCFLTDGLCLALPGCLVSCYACHYRKTLRTKFDLPHPVGILLPIFSVICAPSVKSTVKSAKDLGIVHRPT
- the LOC107488366 gene encoding protein PLANT CADMIUM RESISTANCE 10 isoform X1, which produces MKNQHGYVPPSYIPLGQSESEAANLTPQKSSEQQASSNGSNQMQTQWSSGICACCDDMQSCFIGFICPCFLFGKNAEFLGSGTFLGSCVTHFLLWSLVNTACCFLTDGLCLALPGCLVSCYACHYRKTLRTKFDLPEAPCGDFVTHFFCHLCAICQEYREIRERSGDSAPTDMKLAVVTAPPIQTMQSDSEQ